From a region of the Mercurialis annua linkage group LG1-X, ddMerAnnu1.2, whole genome shotgun sequence genome:
- the LOC126681834 gene encoding uncharacterized protein LOC126681834, which yields MNWIQRKIYLYNVTFGLFMLDWWERYLFNTLMVVLMWFIFYNTSRYVTDIYKR from the exons ATGAACTGGATCCAACGCAAGATCTATCTCTATAATGTCACTTTTGGTCTCTTTATGTTGGATTGGTGGGAGCGCTACCTTTTCa ATACTTTGATGGTTGTGTTGATGTGGTTCATCTTTTACAATACTTCAAGATATGTCACTGATATCTACAAGAGGTAA